One segment of Streptomyces sp. NBC_00576 DNA contains the following:
- the rho gene encoding transcription termination factor Rho encodes MSDTTDLMGARVEETAAAPSTDASAPATGAGSRRRRGTGLDGMVLAELQQVASGLGIKGTARMRKSQLIEVIKEAQAGGGSPKAAAAPAGDAAETKPKRRATSKARTGEDTAPAAAEKKAAVQVVEAPAEKAVAQQQIEIPGQPASDDAPAERRRRRATAEAGSPETVVAEAKSEPKAETAAAQTQTDTGDGDGRQGRRDRRDRSDRGRDRDRRGTKADEQQGGTPQRGTQQGQAQGGGRQDRQDRPERQDRQDRQQRDTGPRDTGPRDNGPQDDDDFDGGRRGRRGRYRDRRGRRGREEFGPNEPQVADDDVLIPVAGILDILDNYAFIRTSGYLPGPNDVYVSLAQVRKNGLRKGDHVTGAVRQPKDGERREKFNALVRLDSTNGMAPDSGRGRPEFNKLTPLYPQDRLRLETDPGVLTTRIIDLVAPIGKGQRGLIVAPPKTGKTMIMQAIANAITHNNPECHLMVVLVDERPEEVTDMQRSVKGEVISSTFDRPAEDHTTVAELAIERAKRLVELGHDVVVLLDSITRLGRAYNLAAPASGRILSGGVDSTALYPPKRFFGAARNIEDGGSLTILATALVDTGSRMDEVIFEEFKGTGNAELKLDRKLADKRIFPAVDVDASGTRKEEILLGSDELAVTWKLRRVLHALDQQQAIELLLDKMKQTKSNAEFLLQIQKTTPGGNND; translated from the coding sequence GTGAGCGACACCACCGATCTGATGGGCGCACGTGTCGAGGAGACCGCTGCGGCGCCCTCCACGGACGCCTCCGCGCCTGCCACGGGTGCCGGCTCCCGGCGGCGCCGCGGTACCGGCCTCGACGGCATGGTGCTGGCCGAGCTGCAGCAGGTTGCATCCGGCCTCGGTATCAAGGGCACTGCGCGGATGCGCAAGAGCCAGCTGATCGAGGTCATCAAGGAGGCGCAGGCCGGGGGCGGAAGCCCCAAGGCCGCAGCTGCCCCCGCCGGGGACGCCGCCGAGACCAAGCCGAAGCGCCGCGCCACCTCCAAGGCCCGTACGGGCGAGGACACCGCGCCCGCCGCCGCCGAGAAGAAGGCGGCCGTGCAGGTCGTCGAGGCGCCCGCCGAGAAGGCCGTGGCCCAGCAGCAGATCGAGATCCCCGGCCAGCCCGCCAGCGACGACGCCCCGGCCGAGCGCCGCCGGCGCCGCGCGACCGCCGAGGCCGGCAGCCCGGAAACGGTTGTCGCCGAGGCGAAGAGCGAGCCGAAGGCCGAGACTGCGGCCGCGCAGACGCAGACCGACACCGGTGACGGGGACGGCCGCCAGGGCCGCCGCGACCGCCGGGACCGCAGCGACCGCGGCCGGGACCGCGACCGTCGGGGCACCAAGGCCGACGAGCAGCAGGGCGGCACCCCGCAGCGTGGGACCCAGCAGGGCCAGGCGCAGGGCGGCGGCCGTCAGGACCGCCAGGACCGTCCCGAGCGCCAGGACCGTCAGGACCGCCAGCAGCGGGACACCGGGCCGCGCGACACCGGGCCGCGGGACAACGGGCCGCAGGACGACGACGACTTCGACGGCGGACGCCGTGGCCGTCGTGGCCGCTACCGGGACCGCCGTGGCCGTCGCGGACGCGAGGAGTTCGGCCCGAACGAGCCGCAGGTCGCCGACGACGACGTCCTGATCCCCGTCGCGGGCATCCTGGACATCCTCGACAACTACGCCTTCATCCGTACGTCGGGCTACCTGCCGGGCCCCAACGACGTGTACGTCTCCCTCGCTCAGGTCCGCAAGAACGGCCTGCGCAAGGGCGACCACGTCACCGGCGCGGTCCGTCAGCCGAAGGACGGCGAGCGCCGCGAGAAGTTCAACGCGCTGGTACGTCTGGACTCGACCAACGGCATGGCCCCCGACTCCGGTCGCGGGCGCCCCGAGTTCAACAAGCTGACCCCGCTCTACCCGCAGGACCGCCTCCGTCTGGAGACCGACCCGGGCGTCCTCACCACCCGCATCATCGACCTCGTCGCGCCGATCGGTAAGGGCCAGCGCGGTCTGATCGTGGCCCCGCCGAAGACCGGCAAGACCATGATCATGCAGGCGATCGCCAACGCGATCACGCACAACAACCCCGAGTGCCACCTGATGGTCGTCCTGGTCGACGAGCGTCCGGAAGAGGTCACCGACATGCAGCGGTCGGTGAAGGGCGAGGTCATCTCCTCGACCTTCGACCGCCCGGCCGAGGACCACACCACGGTCGCCGAGCTGGCCATCGAGCGCGCCAAGCGTCTGGTGGAACTGGGCCACGACGTCGTCGTACTCCTGGACTCGATCACGCGTCTGGGCCGTGCGTACAACCTCGCCGCCCCGGCCTCCGGCCGCATCCTGTCCGGTGGTGTCGACTCGACCGCCCTGTACCCGCCGAAGCGCTTCTTCGGTGCGGCCCGCAACATCGAGGACGGCGGCTCGCTGACCATCCTCGCCACCGCGCTGGTGGACACCGGGTCCCGCATGGACGAGGTCATCTTCGAGGAGTTCAAGGGCACCGGCAACGCCGAGCTCAAGCTCGACCGGAAGCTCGCCGACAAGCGCATCTTCCCGGCGGTGGACGTCGACGCGTCCGGTACCCGTAAGGAAGAGATCCTGCTCGGCAGCGACGAGCTCGCCGTCACCTGGAAGCTGCGCCGGGTGCTGCACGCGCTCGACCAGCAGCAGGCGATCGAGCTGCTGCTCGACAAAATGAAGCAGACGAAGTCGAACGCCGAGTTCCTGCTCCAGATCCAGAAGACGACGCCGGGCGGCAACAACGACTGA
- the thrB gene encoding homoserine kinase, with translation MAGPAFRAAAVRVRVPATSANLGPGFDALGLSLGLYDDVVVRVADSGLHIDIAGEGSETLPRDENHLLVRSLRTAFDLLGGQPRGLEIVCANRIPHGRGLGSSSAAICAGIVAARAVTIGGDSRLDDEALLELATEIEGHPDNVAACLLGGFTLSWMESGAARAIRMEPARSVVPVVFVPGKPVLTETARGLLPRTVPHVDAATNAGRAALLVEALTRRPELLLPATEDRLHQDYRAPAMPESAALVERLRADGIPAVISGAGPTVMALTDEATADKVSRLAGEGWAANRLGLDARGASVLPLAAPGES, from the coding sequence ATGGCCGGTCCAGCGTTCCGAGCCGCCGCCGTCCGGGTGCGCGTCCCCGCCACCAGCGCCAATCTCGGTCCGGGCTTCGACGCCCTGGGCCTGTCGCTGGGGTTGTACGACGACGTAGTTGTCCGGGTGGCCGACTCCGGGTTGCACATCGATATCGCGGGCGAGGGCAGCGAGACCCTCCCGCGCGACGAGAACCACCTCCTCGTACGGTCCCTGCGCACCGCCTTCGACCTGTTGGGCGGGCAGCCGCGCGGCCTTGAGATCGTGTGCGCCAACCGCATTCCGCACGGGCGGGGACTCGGGTCCTCCTCGGCCGCCATCTGCGCCGGCATCGTCGCCGCGCGGGCCGTCACCATAGGTGGCGACAGCCGCCTCGACGACGAGGCGCTGCTCGAACTCGCCACCGAGATCGAGGGACACCCCGACAACGTCGCCGCCTGTCTGCTCGGCGGGTTCACGCTCTCCTGGATGGAGTCCGGAGCCGCCAGGGCGATCAGGATGGAACCCGCGCGTTCCGTCGTTCCGGTGGTTTTCGTACCCGGGAAGCCGGTACTCACAGAGACCGCGCGGGGTCTCCTGCCGCGTACCGTCCCGCACGTCGACGCCGCGACCAACGCGGGGCGCGCCGCCCTGCTCGTCGAGGCGTTGACCAGGCGTCCCGAGCTGCTGCTTCCGGCCACCGAGGACCGGCTGCACCAGGATTACCGAGCCCCCGCCATGCCGGAGAGCGCGGCGCTGGTGGAGCGGCTGCGGGCCGACGGCATCCCCGCGGTGATCTCGGGCGCCGGGCCCACGGTCATGGCGCTGACCGACGAGGCCACGGCAGACAAGGTCTCCCGGCTGGCGGGCGAGGGCTGGGCCGCCAACCGGCTCGGCCTCGACGCCCGGGGCGCGAGCGTTCTGCCGCTCGCGGCGCCCGGAGAGAGCTAG
- the thrC gene encoding threonine synthase: MTHQWRGIIEEYRDRLPVSDSTPVVTLREGGTPLVPAQVLSERTGCEVHLKVEGANPTGSFKDRGMTMAISRAKEEGAKAVICASTGNTSASAAAYAVRAGMVSAVLVPQGKIALGKMGQALIHGAKILQVDGNFDDCLTLARSLSDNYPVALVNSVNPVRIEGQKTAAFEIVDMLGDAPDIHVLPVGNAGNITAYWKGYTEYAADGIARRTPRMWGFQAAGSAPIVRGEIVKDPSTLATAIRIGNPASWQQALAARDDSGGLIDEVTDREILRAYRLLAAQEGVFVEPASAASVAGLLKLAEQGKVDPGQTIVCTVTGNGLKDPGWATEGAPKPVVVPVDAATAAERLGLA, translated from the coding sequence ATGACCCACCAGTGGCGCGGAATCATCGAGGAGTACCGGGACCGGCTGCCCGTCTCCGACAGCACGCCGGTCGTGACGCTCCGCGAGGGCGGCACGCCCCTCGTACCCGCGCAGGTGCTCTCCGAGCGCACGGGCTGCGAGGTCCACCTCAAGGTGGAGGGCGCCAACCCGACCGGGTCCTTCAAGGACCGCGGTATGACCATGGCCATCAGCCGGGCGAAGGAGGAGGGCGCGAAGGCGGTCATCTGTGCCTCCACGGGCAACACGTCCGCCTCCGCCGCCGCGTACGCCGTGCGCGCGGGCATGGTTTCGGCCGTTCTCGTGCCGCAGGGCAAGATCGCCCTCGGCAAGATGGGGCAGGCGCTGATCCACGGCGCCAAGATCCTCCAGGTCGACGGCAACTTCGACGACTGCCTCACCCTCGCCCGCTCCCTGAGCGACAACTACCCTGTGGCGCTGGTGAATTCGGTCAACCCCGTGCGCATCGAGGGGCAGAAGACGGCCGCCTTCGAGATCGTCGACATGCTCGGCGACGCGCCCGACATCCACGTCCTGCCGGTCGGCAACGCGGGCAACATCACCGCGTACTGGAAGGGCTACACCGAGTACGCCGCCGACGGCATCGCCCGGCGCACCCCGCGCATGTGGGGGTTCCAGGCGGCCGGCAGTGCCCCGATCGTGCGCGGTGAGATCGTCAAGGACCCCTCGACGCTCGCCACCGCGATCCGTATCGGCAACCCGGCCTCCTGGCAGCAGGCGCTGGCCGCGCGCGACGACTCGGGCGGTCTCATCGACGAGGTGACGGACCGTGAGATCCTGCGCGCCTACCGGCTGTTGGCCGCGCAGGAAGGCGTTTTCGTCGAGCCGGCGTCCGCCGCGTCCGTCGCCGGTCTGCTGAAGCTGGCCGAGCAGGGCAAGGTCGACCCGGGCCAGACCATCGTCTGCACGGTCACCGGCAACGGCCTGAAGGACCCGGGCTGGGCCACCGAGGGCGCACCGAAGCCCGTTGTCGTCCCGGTGGACGCCGCGACCGCCGCCGAGCGACTCGGACTCGCGTAG
- a CDS encoding homoserine dehydrogenase, producing the protein MMRTRPLKVALLGCGVVGSEVARIMTTHADDLAARIGAPVELAGVAVRRPSKVREGIDPALVTTDATALVKRGDIDVVVEVIGGIEPARALITAAFEHGASVVSANKALLAQDGAALHAAAEEHDADLYYEAAVAGAIPLIRPLRESLAGDKVNRVLGIVNGTTNFILDKMDSTGAGYQEALDEATALGYAEADPTADVEGFDAAAKAAILAGIAFHTRVRLDDVYREGMTEVTASDFASARNMGCTIKLLAICERAGDGQSVTARVHPAMIPLTHPLASVRGAYNAVFVESDASGQLMFYGPGAGGAPTASAVLGDLVAVCRNRLSGTTGPGESAYAALPVSGMGDVVTRYHISLDVADKPGVLAQVATVFAEHGVSIDTVRQTGKDGEASLVVVTHRASDAALGGTVEALRKLDTVRGVASIMRVEGE; encoded by the coding sequence ATGATGCGTACGCGTCCGCTGAAGGTGGCGCTGCTGGGCTGTGGGGTTGTCGGCTCAGAGGTTGCGCGCATCATGACGACGCACGCCGACGATCTCGCCGCCAGGATCGGCGCTCCCGTCGAGCTTGCCGGGGTTGCCGTGCGGCGGCCCTCCAAGGTGCGTGAGGGCATCGACCCCGCCCTCGTCACCACTGATGCCACCGCTCTCGTCAAACGCGGCGACATTGATGTCGTCGTCGAGGTCATCGGCGGTATCGAGCCCGCCCGCGCTCTCATCACCGCGGCCTTCGAGCACGGGGCGTCCGTCGTCTCCGCCAACAAGGCCCTCCTCGCCCAGGACGGCGCCGCTCTGCACGCCGCCGCCGAGGAGCACGACGCGGACCTCTACTACGAGGCCGCCGTCGCCGGTGCCATCCCGCTCATCCGGCCGCTGCGCGAGTCCCTCGCCGGCGACAAGGTGAATCGTGTGCTCGGGATCGTCAACGGCACCACCAACTTCATCCTCGACAAGATGGACTCGACCGGGGCCGGCTATCAGGAGGCCCTCGACGAGGCCACCGCCCTGGGGTATGCGGAAGCCGACCCGACCGCCGACGTCGAGGGTTTCGACGCCGCCGCCAAGGCCGCCATCCTCGCCGGAATCGCCTTCCACACGCGCGTGCGTCTCGACGACGTCTATCGCGAGGGCATGACCGAGGTCACCGCCTCCGACTTCGCCTCCGCCAGGAACATGGGCTGCACCATCAAGCTGCTCGCCATCTGCGAGCGGGCCGGGGACGGCCAGTCCGTCACCGCGCGCGTGCATCCGGCCATGATTCCGCTGACGCATCCCCTCGCCTCCGTGCGCGGCGCCTACAACGCCGTGTTCGTCGAGTCCGACGCCTCCGGGCAGCTGATGTTCTACGGGCCCGGAGCCGGCGGTGCGCCGACGGCCTCCGCCGTGCTCGGTGACCTCGTCGCCGTGTGCCGCAACCGGCTCAGCGGGACCACCGGGCCCGGCGAGTCGGCGTATGCCGCACTGCCCGTTTCGGGCATGGGCGATGTGGTCACTCGCTATCACATCAGCCTTGACGTCGCCGACAAACCGGGTGTTCTCGCCCAGGTGGCCACCGTGTTCGCCGAGCACGGGGTTTCCATCGATACGGTTCGGCAGACGGGCAAGGACGGCGAGGCCTCCCTTGTCGTCGTCACCCATCGTGCGTCCGACGCCGCCCTGGGCGGAACCGTCGAGGCGTTGCGCAAGCTCGACACCGTGCGGGGTGTCGCAAGCATCATGCGGGTTGAAGGAGAGTAA
- the lysA gene encoding diaminopimelate decarboxylase — protein MSRSAHPAGPRHADVLPEGHPSAPPADLNHLDRKVWASTVTRTPDGVVSVGGIEVTRLAEEFGTPAYLLDETDFRERARAWRTAFGPDADVFYAGKAFLSRAVVRWLHDEGLNLDVCSGGELTTALSAGMPADRIAFHGNNKSVDEIETAIRAGVGRIVLDSFQEIVRVAHIAQSLGKRQRVQIRITVGVEAHTHEFIATAHEDQKFGIPLAGGQAAEAVRRALQLDGLELIGIHSHIGSQIFDMSGFEVAAHRVVGLLKDIRDEHGVELPEIDLGGGLGIAYTSDDDPREPHEIAKALTEIVSRECEGAKLRTPRISVEPGRAIVGPTAFTLYEVGTIKPLDGLRTYVSVDGGMSDNIRTALYDAEYSVALVSRTSEAAPMLVRVVGKHCESGDIVVKDAFLPADLAPGDLIAVPATGAYCRSMASNYNHALRPPVVAVRDGEARVIVRRETEEDLLRLDVG, from the coding sequence ATGAGCCGTTCCGCACACCCCGCCGGGCCCCGTCACGCTGATGTGCTGCCCGAGGGGCACCCCTCCGCGCCGCCCGCCGACCTCAACCACCTGGACCGGAAGGTCTGGGCGTCGACCGTCACCCGTACGCCCGACGGTGTCGTCAGTGTCGGAGGGATCGAGGTCACCCGGCTCGCCGAGGAGTTCGGGACCCCCGCGTATCTCCTCGACGAAACCGACTTCCGTGAGCGCGCCCGTGCCTGGCGTACCGCCTTCGGGCCCGACGCCGACGTCTTCTACGCCGGCAAGGCGTTCCTCTCGCGTGCCGTCGTGCGGTGGCTGCACGACGAGGGGCTCAATCTCGATGTCTGTTCAGGTGGCGAGCTCACCACCGCCCTCTCCGCCGGTATGCCCGCAGACCGCATCGCCTTCCACGGCAACAACAAGTCCGTCGACGAGATCGAGACCGCCATTCGCGCCGGTGTCGGCCGGATCGTGCTCGACTCCTTCCAGGAGATCGTCCGCGTCGCGCACATCGCGCAGTCCCTCGGTAAGCGGCAGCGGGTGCAGATCCGTATCACCGTCGGTGTCGAGGCTCATACGCATGAGTTCATCGCGACCGCCCACGAGGACCAGAAGTTCGGTATTCCGCTTGCCGGTGGGCAGGCCGCCGAGGCCGTGCGGCGGGCGCTGCAGCTCGATGGGCTTGAGCTCATCGGTATTCACTCGCACATCGGGTCACAGATCTTCGACATGTCGGGCTTCGAGGTCGCCGCGCATCGCGTTGTCGGGCTGCTCAAGGACATTCGCGACGAGCATGGGGTCGAACTGCCCGAGATCGACCTCGGGGGTGGGCTCGGAATTGCCTACACCAGCGACGACGATCCTCGTGAGCCGCACGAGATCGCCAAGGCGCTCACCGAGATCGTGAGCCGTGAGTGCGAGGGCGCGAAGCTGCGCACCCCTCGTATCTCCGTCGAGCCCGGGCGCGCCATCGTCGGACCCACCGCCTTCACCCTCTACGAGGTCGGCACGATCAAGCCTCTCGACGGGCTGCGTACGTACGTCTCCGTCGACGGCGGGATGTCCGACAACATCCGGACCGCGCTGTACGACGCCGAGTACAGCGTCGCTCTCGTCTCGCGGACCTCCGAGGCCGCGCCCATGCTGGTGCGGGTCGTCGGCAAGCACTGCGAGAGCGGGGACATCGTCGTCAAGGACGCCTTCCTGCCCGCCGACCTGGCACCGGGTGACCTCATCGCGGTGCCGGCGACCGGCGCGTACTGCCGGTCCATGGCCAGCAACTACAACCACGCCCTGCGCCCGCCCGTCGTCGCCGTGCGGGACGGGGAGGCTCGGGTGATTGTCCGGCGGGAGACCGAGGAGGATCTTCTCCGTCTTGACGTCGGATGA